The region TCGCGTATCTGCAGtaaaacataatttaataaAGTTTGAGTTTGTAAATTAAAGCTTTGAATTTGATTTTGTTCATTGTGTTCAACAATACATTTTGACATGGTGagtcaatgaaaaaaaaaaaaaaataaataaataaataagtgggGAAATTATACCACTGAGGTGACGAGTGATGACCCACATATGTAAAACCCCGaacaaaagttaaaaaaaaaaatatatatatatatatatatatatatatatattgatatatctTTAACATATTGATACATTAATCAAAAATAGTCTATGATAattattcctttattttatatatttttttctattctgaTGTTTACTtatatattttgtcattttctgaaTAAAAGATAATGAAGGAGAATATTGTTTATGAAAAGCCATAAATTCGATGCTTCATTTTCACTTTAAGTTGTAAAGAAATGTCATGTTGACAAGAAAAATCTCGTTTGTGTCAATCGTGAAGAAATaacataaaatttaaataagtataaacaaaaagttattcattttacttcatttgGGGATATCTCGGAAGACGAAACAATAACTCTGAGAAGTGTGAGTTTAGAGAAATCTGATTTGATATTTCTGGTAAACTTATTATAcctacatagaaaaaaaaaaaaaaaaaaaaaataatatatatatatatatatatatatatatatatatatatatatatatatatatatatatatatttgaatttaACATTGAAACAGAATAACGCCCGTAGAGCACTTCACTCAATTAGTTAATACACAACGTAAAATACAGATTCATGATAaaccatatacacacatatcaATAAAGTCATGCTTATTTAAATCGTAAGGCAAGCTTGCGTCATTTTTATACCTGCCATGGTGTGAATTTAGCGCTCTTGTCGCACTGCGTGTCATTACAGATAACACCGTGGATGGCATGCGCTATGGCATACGTAGCTTTATACACCAGGTTTGATGTTGTATAAGTGTCTGTATACGGGTTCTGCAGCGCGCGGATATCCTCGCTGCCGTCACATTCCCGCGCGCCCCCTGAGGAGCCTTTTAGGCTACAGCTGAACgagctctcccaaaactccgttAGCAGAGGAGATTTCAGTGCTTGTGTTGGAGAGAGATCCAGAAGAAACTCACGAAGACCTGGTATCACCGAGCGGGGAACCCCAAATCCTATCGCCCCAGCGCACATGTTAAAGCGCAGAAACTCGGTTTCTATAATCCACGCTTCACTGCCGATCCACTGAAGGAGAGGAGGCGGCTGTCTCGCCAGTTCCTCCAACAGTAACCTCATGTCACCTGCGGCGAGAAACGCTACTATTACCCGGGCTGTTGATCTCCGGATGACGTTCGCCACCCTCTCCACTTTACTGCGCGGTTGTGTTCTGTAGTAGGACTCGGAGTACTCCACACAGATTCCCTCCTCCTGCGCAGCCTTTAGAAACGAAGCCATTCCGCTATTTCCATAGTCTGAGTCGCTGCGCACTGCCCCAATCCATGTCCAGCCAAAGTGCTTGACTATTTTTGCTATAGCGGCTGCCTGATGGTGGTCACTTGGTACGGTCCTGAAGAAGGCAGGATACTCGTGCTTATCGCTCAGACATGCGCAGGTTGCGTAATGGCTCACCTGATTTAACACAGAGAAATATAAGGAAGTGTCATTTCTTATTGATATGGTTTCATTATTTATTCTTGTCGTTTAGGAGATATTATATGGCGTTTTAAATTCTACTAAAACTGTTATGATAACCGTTTTAAAATCCACCGATTACTGTGATACTAGCGTAAAATCACCTGTGCAATTCCAAAAAGACCCAGAATTCTGGCCATACTGATAGATGGGGTGGAATTAGAATCTCCCACGAGAGCAGGAACAGCTGCGGCTACAGATTTTGAACAGGAATCAGTATCACTGAAAAATGGCTCCATGCCGTTTGTAAACTgaagtgcagctttaacagccATCGGCACTGCACCGCACGAGTCGTGTATCTGGTATCCTAACGTGATTCCCGGGAGGAGATCTGTTCTGTTGTTGATCTCGTGGATGGTGAACTCCATGGCACGAGCAAAGCGCAGTACACGGAAACTCATGCTGTTCACAAATATGAGATAAAAAAGATAACAATAAATCAGAAATATTTCACCATATACTTTCAGGCATCAACAATTCAAGGAGGACTGCGTGatttcaaacagtgtaaatttgaTCATTATATTTTCTCCACAATTCGTCCTTCATTGTTCTCTccacactcacagacagaccTTCCAGAGCACTGTGGCTGCAGCGGCTGTCTGGTGTAGGCGTTCTGTATGGATGtcgtgtaaaaatgaatggaaaaaatcCCCCCTATTATAAAATCTCCATTCATAGAAAGACTAGGCATCAGAGGCTCAGCCCACAGCCTGCAGCTGACCGGGTCCGCTTTATATGTTGTTGTACTAAGTCCAGTTAACCACATCAAGGACTCCAACACCTTTATAATCGAAGTGAGCTGCATAGTGTGCTCGGTAGTGTTCTGCCCTCTGAACGCAAGAGTGACTGCATCTAAATAGCCACCTTATTATGATGCTCAGGGGATTGTGAGATCAGACTCCGCAGGCGTGGTCATgtgtttaatattaattattttgatacatatacatttttttttttattttgtagttCGACAAAGTTAAAACTCtcatatgaagaaaaaggatatatgtaaaaatatgggCGCCTATATTTTGATTTCTTGGATATAAATTTCAACTTTAAATGTCCATATTCATTCTGAACGTTATATTGCATATCAGAATATACTGCCATATTTACTGaatgcattttgaattttatttatgtatggaATCATGttcataaaatacatttgaaaatacatgtacaTACGAAATGCACTACATCTCCAGAAATATTCGCCCAATTGTCTCCATCattatgaacttgagtgacatcccgttgTTAATCCcaagggtttaatatgattttggGCCAGCGTTTATAGCTATTACAGTTTTAACTCTTCTTGGAAAGATTTCCATAAGGACTTTTTTCCAGAAGTGCACTTGTaagttcagacactgatgttggacaagaaggtctggctcgcagtctctgctcttattcatcccaaaggtgttctatcgagttgaggtcaggactctttgCAGAccagtgaagttcttccacaccacactcactcatccatgtctttatggaccttgttttgtgcgcTGGTGCACATTTATTTTGGAACAGGTAGTGGCCGTCCCAAACcgttcccaaaaagttgggagcatgaaattgtgcaaaatctcttggtctgctgaagctttaaatGTTGCTTTCACTGGAcgtaaggggccgagcccaactcctgaaaaacaaccccacaccataatcccccttccACCAAACCTTACACTGGGCACAAAACAGTCACACAAGTACTGTTCTGCTGGCAACTGCCAATCCCAGAGTTGTACATCAGaatgccagatggagaagcgtgatttttcactccagagaacacatctcagTCCAGTGGTGCTGAGCTTTACACCTCTACATTTGACAAaatgcattgcacttggtgatgcaaggcttggATGTCGCTGCTCGCCCATGGAAACCccttccatgaagctctctacacactgttcttgagtgCATCTGATGACCACATGAACTTTGGATTTCTATAGCGACAGACTGCAGAAATTCCGGGAAACACACTCATAAAGATTGTggaaaccctatggattaagaatccTATCTCACTTAATTTCACATGCATGTGAAGACAGTTAATGGAATTTAAGGCAAATGCAAAGGTATTCTTGAAGCATTAAACTAGTCTACCAAGTAAAGTTTTAGCTTACCTATTTCCCTTATTACACACGCTTCTTCTGAGACACGCAAAGCCATGTCTTTTTTGCTGATAATGCAACCTCACTGAACAGTTCTTCACAGTCTGAGGAAAACACTAACTGCCTGAACAGGGGAACGATCCCATTTTATGCAGATATGTTAGACAATGTTTGAGGGTACAGAACTTACTCCCTCAGTTTCATCAATTCTAATTCCCATCCATTAGCTATGGGTTAACTTGAAAATCAAACAGTAGAGTGTGTACAAACTGTCATTTCAAAAGTCAGTTAATTCTCAGTAGTGTGGGAACTGTTATTACTAATAGTTTTAGGCTTGAAACTAAGGTGAAGGTTATGTTAATGCTAGGGTTAAGGATAGGTGACGATCAGAAATTTAGCTGTAATCAGCAAGGGACAGGTGCAATCCGTAATAGGTTAATAAGGTCTCATGCAGTTTAGGCGAGAGAGGCCTAATGCGGTTTGGAATTAacgcaaaaaatatataaatatttaattttattgtattcttttttttttatgggtATCCATGGGAAACAAGATATCAGTACCCTGTTCAGGCAGTTAGTATTTTCCTCCAACTGTGAAGAACTGTTCAGTGAGGTTGTATTATCAGCAAAAAAGACATGGCTTTGTGTGTCTCAGAAGAAGCGTGTGTAATAAGGGAAATAGGTAAGGTAACAATAGGATAGATAGGATAGGAGATAGGATTTTTaatccattatatatatatatatatatatatatatatatatatatatatatacacatatacatacatatatatccatccatccattatcttccgcttgtccggggttcgggtcgcgggggcagcatcctaagcaatgagacCCAGACCTCCCTCTCcacagccacttccactagctctccaagggggattccgaggcactcccaggccagctgggcgatatagtcacgccagcgtgttcTGGGTCTTTCCCGGGGTCTcttcccaggtggacttgcctgtgacacctcccgagggaggcatccaggatgCATCCTAACTacatgcccaaaccacctcagcttactcctctcgatgtgaaaaACCAGCGGCTCTACtacgagtccctcccggatgaccgaacttctcaccctatctccaagggagagtccagccaccctgcggaggaaactcatttcagccgcttgtattcgcgatcttattctttcggtcattatccaaagctcatgaccataggtgagggtgggaacgtagatcaaccggtaaatcgagatccttgccttatggctcagctctttctttaccacagcagaccggtaaagagcccgcatcactgctgacccagcaccaatccgcctgtcaatctcctgctcccttgtaccatcactcgtgaacaagaccacaagatacttgaactcctccacttgaggcaagagcctatccccgacccagagagggctctccacccttttctgcctgagaaccatggtctcagatttggaggtactgattctcatcccggccgcttcacactcagctgcaaaccgatccagggAAAGCTGAAGTTtgtggcctgatgtccccaataggaccacatcatctgcaaacagcagcgatgtgaccctgaggtcaccaaaccggacaccctccatcccctgactgcgcctagaaattctatccatacaaattatgaatagaatcggtgacaaagggcagcccagACGGAGTCCacctctcactgggaacgagtctgacttactgcctgccatgcgaaccaaactcctgctttgtttgtacctgaatggctcatagcaaagagccatgtaccccgtattcccgaagcacctcccacagaataccccagggaacacagtcaaatgccttctccagatccacaaagcacatgtggactggttgggcaaactcccatgaaccctccagaatcctggagagggtgaagagtttttccagtgttccacgaccagaacggaacccgcactgctcctcctggatccgaagttcaaatataagccggactctcttctccagtacccct is a window of Pygocentrus nattereri isolate fPygNat1 chromosome 7, fPygNat1.pri, whole genome shotgun sequence DNA encoding:
- the LOC108434079 gene encoding extracellular calcium-sensing receptor-like, giving the protein MQLTSIIKVLESLMWLTGLSTTTYKADPVSCRLWAEPLMPSLSMNGDFIIGGIFSIHFYTTSIQNAYTRQPLQPQCSGSMSFRVLRFARAMEFTIHEINNRTDLLPGITLGYQIHDSCGAVPMAVKAALQFTNGMEPFFSDTDSCSKSVAAAVPALVGDSNSTPSISMARILGLFGIAQVSHYATCACLSDKHEYPAFFRTVPSDHHQAAAIAKIVKHFGWTWIGAVRSDSDYGNSGMASFLKAAQEEGICVEYSESYYRTQPRSKVERVANVIRRSTARVIVAFLAAGDMRLLLEELARQPPPLLQWIGSEAWIIETEFLRFNMCAGAIGFGVPRSVIPGLREFLLDLSPTQALKSPLLTEFWESSFSCSLKGSSGGARECDGSEDIRALQNPYTDTYTTSNLVYKATYAIAHAIHGVICNDTQCDKSAKFTPWQIRDQLKRVNVTTKNGFQVSFDSSGDPVAVYELINWQFKEDGGLDFVTVGQYDASRPRGQEFSMSRAISWMGGQTEVPRSVCSESCPPGTRKAVQKGKPVCCYDCIPCAEGEISNMTDSFNCIRCPPEFWPNTQRDSCLPKPVEFLSWDDTLSIILTVFSIAGAFIAVCVTAIFYKHRTSPIIRANNSELSFLLLFSLTLCFLCSLTFIGQPSEWSCMLRHTAFGITFVLCISCVLGKTIVVLMAFRATFPGSDVMKWFGPPQQRLSVLAFTLIQVLICVLWLTISPPLPFKNLQQYKERIILECGLGSAIGFWAVLGYIGFLALLCFILAFLARKLPDNFNEAKFITFSMLIFCAVWVTFIPAYVSSPGKFTVAVEIFAILASSFGLFICIFAPKCFIILFRPEQNTKKHLMGKVPSKAL